A genomic region of Methanobacterium sp. SMA-27 contains the following coding sequences:
- a CDS encoding MFS transporter, giving the protein MDQELNTQRGWLTLIIVTLSIFTIVIDKTFMNVAISSLIRDLNTNIGMIQIIIATYSLTMASLMLIGGRLQNILGRKRTFLTGATIYGIGTIIAALSINSYMLLFGWSILEGIGAALMMPATTSIISGSYDGERRAFALGITSSMASGAGTVGPIIGGFLTTYYTWRYAFGLELIVIIIIVLFSREITRFPLTMKWGDLNLVGAVNSSVGIFLFVIGILLLNDPQTWNIAPYPIVIGIILMIIFYFNQKSRMKQNKEPLVDVSLFKDRGFTLANIARLIMNFTIGGVLFVIPVYVQGVLGADPLTTGLSLIPMSVAIFIMSSAAGKLSTRIQPRYILAIGAAAALSGSLYLSLIFNYYTTILDMFPGIFLLGVGMGIVFPHSANVIFSVAKRDQQPDASGIMNTGINLGSSLGTAVLGVVLILGSFSGLGLVFNNQAAVSSTEKITGVHQLFEKLEIENPGDIDEKQEMLTIQKVNTMKFAFNIVSFVLFIGLIISLFIPLQKRKRKHTIDAVSSHI; this is encoded by the coding sequence TTGGATCAAGAATTGAATACTCAAAGAGGGTGGTTAACTCTTATAATTGTAACTCTTTCAATTTTCACGATTGTTATTGATAAAACATTCATGAATGTGGCCATATCGTCCCTTATAAGAGATTTGAATACGAATATTGGGATGATCCAGATAATTATTGCTACATATTCCTTAACCATGGCAAGTTTAATGTTGATTGGTGGACGTTTACAGAATATACTTGGGAGAAAAAGAACATTTCTTACTGGAGCTACAATCTATGGTATTGGAACCATAATAGCTGCGCTCAGTATTAATAGTTATATGTTACTGTTTGGCTGGTCAATACTCGAGGGAATTGGAGCAGCACTCATGATGCCTGCAACAACTTCCATCATCTCTGGAAGTTATGATGGCGAAAGAAGGGCATTCGCGCTTGGAATTACTAGTTCAATGGCCTCTGGTGCAGGAACAGTAGGTCCAATTATTGGTGGTTTTTTAACAACATATTACACGTGGAGATATGCATTTGGATTGGAGTTAATTGTAATAATTATTATTGTCCTATTTTCAAGGGAGATAACAAGATTTCCTCTTACAATGAAGTGGGGAGATTTAAATTTAGTTGGTGCTGTTAATTCATCTGTAGGAATATTTCTCTTTGTTATAGGTATTTTATTGCTTAACGATCCACAAACTTGGAATATTGCCCCATACCCAATTGTTATTGGAATAATTCTAATGATAATTTTTTACTTTAATCAGAAAAGTAGGATGAAACAGAATAAAGAACCTTTAGTTGATGTTTCCCTGTTTAAAGATCGTGGTTTTACTCTTGCAAATATTGCAAGGTTAATAATGAACTTCACAATAGGTGGTGTTTTATTTGTTATTCCTGTTTATGTCCAGGGCGTTCTGGGCGCAGATCCTCTGACAACCGGTTTATCATTGATCCCCATGAGTGTTGCAATTTTCATAATGTCCTCTGCAGCAGGAAAACTTTCAACAAGAATACAACCCCGTTATATCCTTGCAATTGGCGCAGCAGCAGCTCTTAGTGGTAGTCTTTATCTTAGTTTAATATTCAATTATTATACCACAATATTGGACATGTTTCCAGGCATATTCCTTCTTGGAGTAGGTATGGGAATAGTCTTTCCCCACTCAGCTAACGTTATATTCTCTGTTGCCAAACGTGACCAACAACCAGATGCGTCAGGAATTATGAACACAGGTATAAATCTTGGTTCATCTCTTGGAACTGCAGTATTGGGGGTAGTATTGATATTAGGAAGTTTTAGTGGTCTAGGTCTGGTTTTCAACAATCAGGCGGCAGTTTCAAGCACTGAGAAAATTACAGGCGTTCATCAATTATTTGAAAAATTAGAAATTGAAAATCCTGGTGATATTGATGAAAAACAGGAAATGCTTACGATTCAAAAGGTCAACACCATGAAATTTGCATTTAATATTGTGAGTTTCGTATTATTTATTGGTTTGATAATATCACTTTTTATTCCTCTACAAAAAAGGAAACGAAAACATACAATAGATGC